In the genome of Microtus pennsylvanicus isolate mMicPen1 chromosome X, mMicPen1.hap1, whole genome shotgun sequence, the window CTAGTACAACGGAATGCCGATGAAGAGGATAGTGGGCTTTTCCTACCCCAACCATCAGACTCGCCACAGAGTAGGAGGCCAAGGGAAGGTACCAGAACCATCTAATACTGAATGATGGGTGAGGGCAATCAGAACTGGAAGCAACCAGATAAAGGAATTCTTAAATATTAGTTTGGCCCCTGTGTTTTCACatgtaatatttcattttagCTGGGGCTAGCCTTACAAAGTAGAAGCTATTATTATGTTAAAAAGCCATATTGGTCGCTCTACATATAATGCTCAATGATACAGAGTGTTAGCTAACATACACTGGCCTCTTTTTACATGCCAAACACTAGTCTAGCCACCACATGTGACTAATAATTTGCATTGTGTAGAGGAAGAGCTGAATTCCATGTAGTAGAAGCCATTTGTCCAAGATCCCAAGCTAGGCAGTGGAGGAGCTGGGCTGGTAGCGAGCACACAAGGGCTAACATTTTGCTTGAgagtttctttttgtcttttgcaTCTGCTCACTGCTGGTTGGGAGGTTGGGTGTGGAGCTTCGTGTGCGCACTAGACTGGCAGTCTAGTGAGACTACGTTCGTGCTCACACTAGATGCACCAAACAGGTTGGTAGGAGGCTCAGCTTACTGTGGACTTTTGTTCAAGTTGGTGCGGGCATTGCCAACTATAACTGGCAAATGAGGCTGCAGGGGTTGCCCTAACATAGGAAGGGAAGTATATCGTCTCTCGAGTGTACTGTTTTTCTACTCTTGCCAGTCTTGGCTTGTTACTGTCTTTCCACCTTTCCATCATGGTGACTGTGTTCCCACAAGACAGCAAAGTCCCCAAAGTTAAGGAACTGAGTTCGAATTTGGGAAGAATGACTATTCGTTGAAGGTCTAGGAAGCTTGAACCTTTAGGGtggctcctctttccttcttccgtCCAATCATGAATCTCATGCTTCAGACATAGCTgtgttaattgtgtgtgtgcatagccATAAATGATGGAgattataaatgcatatataacacatacacatatgtatgcacatatatgcatatagctATGAGATATACATATAACATAGATGTTGAAAATAGTTTCTGAAGTCAAAGTAACAGTTCAGACTCTAACTCTGTTCATTATCTGGACAACCTTTAGTAAGTTACTTCTCCTCGTTCTTCATAGTATTTAGGGTATATTCATCAGGACACTCTAGGTGAAATCTGGTGGCGTAAGTGAAGAAATGGTCATTTCTCGTTGACACTAAAGACATCAAACAGGTTGGTAGGAGTCTCAGCTCAAGGTGGTATTGGCACCATCCCTGGAAAAAGTAGCTTTAAGGGCTACCATAGAATAGAAAGGGGAAATGGAGACCTATATGCAGTTCTAGTTGCTGTTGATTTAAGTGATAAATAAGGCACAGTCTTATTCTGAATTTCCTTAATTATAAATGAGGTTGAGAATCTTTTTGTATGTTCCTCAGCAACTaggtagttttttgttttgttttgttttgagacagggtctcactatgtagccctggttggcctagaattcactgggtagaccaggctgatacCAAACttatcacctgcttctgcctctcaaatgctgggtttacaattgtgtgccaccatgcccagcttgagTTGATTCTTGAGGGGCAAATAAAAAATGGGTGAAGAAGGGATGAGCCTTGGGGACAGTACATAGGCCCATGAAAAGGCCCAGATGAATGCGAATCTAGAGTAGTCAGAGGGCTGGTGTGAGTAACTGAGATgggagtgagctcagacttgGTACTTAATACACTTTTAccgaagaaaggaaggaaggacggggGAGGAGGAACTAGAGGAGCAGGTGGGGGAAAATTACAGCGAACATCGACAAAGGAGCTTGGCTTTTTCTTGTGAGGTCATGTGGCATAGGGTTTGGCACAGGGTGATGACATTAGTGTCATGGTTTTGAAAGTCTGTTTGAGCTCTTGGGAGTAAACCAATgaccaggaggcaggaagggaaacagTGACAGCAGTTTTGTCAGGCTGTTGAGAGAGGGTGGTGATTTGAACCAGGCTCATGGAgctggggatggagagaagaagaaaagctagGAGGGAGCCAGTGCATAGAGAAGAATTAATACAATGTGAGGATTAAAAAAATGCCAGTGAGAAAAAGCGAAAGCAAGATCCAGCCCACAGGTGCCAGTGTGGGCTGGCAGAGGGCAGGTGGTACAGAAAAAGATCCAGAACGGAGGAAACAGGGTGAGTACAGGGAAAAAGTGGACTCCAAGGACCTCCTGAACTTCAAATTTGGTTCCGTACTGAAAAGACAGGTAGTGTGGGAAGAGCTCTTGGTACTGGTGAAAGAAGATGTGGGCACCAAGCTGGCCTCTTTTCACcaatgggatgtgtgtgtgtgtgtgtgtgtgtgtgtgtgtgtgtgtgattgtgtgtgtggggggtcttCCTCATCCCCCCAGTTCCTTTCCCTTGATGGGGCGCTATATCCATTTGGACCCCAAAGACCTTGTGAGAAGACTCTGTAAGAGCTCTGACAGGAAAGGGAAGACTGACATTTTGCAGATGCGGAGCTAAGGTTCGGCAATGGAAGCGTAGATGGAGGATTCATTCCGTCACAAAGTGTTCCCCGAGCCACGCTCGCAAGATGCCTTTCGCCATGCTTGGGTTTGAGCAAACCCTAAGAGAAATGAGGTGTCTTTTGTACTAGAACCATATTCTCTTTAATTATCCAAGAAGTTTTCTGTGGTTCTTGTCCAGAGGCTACAAGTGCTGGCCTTTGTGCTACCCACAGTTCTGTTCCCCAGAATCAGTCACTTTGTAATgtgctgtcttttaaaaaatacttctgaATTTTACTATTTGGAATTTCTGAACACTGCTATTGTATGATGTAACAATTTTAGGCATTCTCTGTTGACTTCCCAACACAGGAAATGAGAATTGAGTTCTATATGACATGCTTGAATATATTTGCCTCCTCCAAAGCTCTTATTGCCTCTTctcctccccgtctccccttctcccctcctcctcctcctcctcctcctcctcctcctcctcctcctcctcctcctcctcctcctcctcctcctcctcctcctctttcttcaatACAGGGTctctatacagccctggctgtcctggaactcacgatgtagatgaggctggcctagaactcataaatctgcctgcctccactttTCCAGCACCAGGCTCCTTCCAAAATTCTTATAGTGCAGTTTTGGTTAAATGTCTGACTACAATTAGGAAATAAGCATACCGATATTATATTTTCTTGTGTGACTTGTTTTTTCTTGGAACTAATAATTgactaatttacattttaattaacaattttaaagatttatttattttcattgtattgtagaaatgttttgcctgcatgcatgcatgtatgtacaccatgtgcttacatattggatcctctggaactggggtcacagatggttgtgaacactgggaatcaagcccaggtcctctgcaagagcaacaagtgcttttaactgctgagccatctctccagcccctaattctTTTCGTTTCCTAGATagcttttagttatttttaacttGCCCGCAAGCATTTCACACCATGGTAATCTTTCAATATGTGCAAAGACATGAGGAGTCTTTAATATTTCtctcatgttttctttccttgaggACAATGTTGCTGGAACCCAGCATCTCCCTCTTACAGTCTGGCCTTATGCACAGCAGCTATTACCAGAGTGCTTATGGCCACTTAGGCAAAGTTTAAGGCGCTTACTCTTGGGGTGTGCAAAGGTGAGGCTGGACTGGAATGTGGCTAAGGGTGGGGGTCTCTTTAAATGTGGACTCTAGGAGCCTTGCTTATTTCCTTCCAGCCCTGCCCATGCTCAATTTCCTCTTCTGTTGACCCCTTTCCACTGTGGATTCTTTGACTTCTCCCTCATTTTGATGTAGCATGCCATCTAGTAGTACTCAGGAGAAAAGGCTTGGGAGACAAATTATCTGAGAAAATATATCTGAAATTGGCTGCCCTCTCATCTGAGCGACCATTTCGCTGCATCTAGAATATTTCAGCTCTAGCTAATGTAAGTACTGAAGTTCCCCAAATGACAGGAAGTTGTAAATACTATGAATCATGAATACGTTACCCAGGCACGGCATCTTACAACtttggaagctgaagcaggaggattgctacgagttgaggccagcctgggctgtcaTACTGTGTTGCGAGACTGTCTCAGACCAACCAACTAACTGACAAGAATACATCTGATATACCTAGTGTGTCAAACCCCACAGCTTAGTAACACAGCACATTGCCCCATGCTGGCTGTATATCATGGTGTTGTGACTGACTTGAAGCTATGGCTTGTTGTTGCTGGCCACCATACAACAGAATGGTACCACATATTGCTAgcacaggaaaagagaaaaatttagtTTTTGCTGGATTCCTGCTGGTTTTCCACCACCATAAGCTACAAAACATTGTAAGTTAAGCTGTTTTAAGTTGAGACCCACCAGTATCTGAGTCCAgaatacttttttattcttttctcatacagtacatcctgACCACCGTtatccctccctccactcctcccagtccttctcctgcacctcccctctcccccagatccatgcctccatttcccttcagaaaagagcaggcctcccagggacatcaaccaaagATGACCTAACAAGTTACGATAAGAATGGGCACCATCAAGGCTGGACACggtaacccagtatgaggaagaGTCAGAGACTCTCACTTTTAGGAGTCCCAAAAGAATATCGAGCTATACAACCATAacgtatatgcagaggacctagcgcAGACCCACGCAGGCTCTGTGAATCCAGAATCTTGTTtggttcaattttttttcagagaataaTTCTTCCATTAATGATTTGCATAGAGGAGAGAAGACATAGTGTTCCAATTAGTTTCTTGTCAGCAATCCATCCAGGCTTCTGCTGTTTGAGCCTgggcttccttcctgcctcttgtGATGTCTGGTCCTCCAGATTCTGAGTCTTTCCTGACTTTTCCAAAGAAAGGAGACTTCCTGTAGGCATCGCCATTGCAGGTGCTTAGAGACCAGCTTGCCGCTTTCTAAGCCTGTTGTGTCTCCCTGcatctgctttatgaacacatgTTTTCCTGAGACTGCATCTACTGTTGGCATAGCTCAGACTATTCTTCTCTTTGTGTACCTACATTCCTAAactattttaatcattttcatgAGACTCCAATAAGTCAAGACAAAAATGTGTTAATGTGTTCAAttagaagggttttttttgtctttctaacCTTTTGGCCCATTTCCCACACTATCTTACTCTTGGCTGCTTACGTTTCCAGGTTAATTCCAAGTGGATGCGGCACCCACCCGTGGCTCTTTAGTcattctttcctgtcttccttcagcCGAGCACAATCCCTTATCTTATTATACTTTGTTCCTTGCTTTGTGTGCTTCCAATCTGGTGCAGGCAGGTGTTAGCTTTCTCTGGCATCCCCTCTACTGATACTTTACAGcaatggttctccaccttccttaACGCTGTGACCCCTTAAcacggttcctcatgttgtggtcaccaccaagcataaaaatatttttgctgctacttcataactgtaattttgctactgttatgaatggtaatataaatatctgatatttgaccccccaaaggggtcaccaatcacaggttgagaaccactaccttATGGGGAAGACATTGAGAAGAAAATGTAAGTCATCAGAAATTATTCTAAGAGTTCAAATATCCAGTGGCCATCAGTGGCCCCCTGTCCTTACCTCCACCATATACACAATGCTGGGGCAGGCTTCAGGGGTGGAGGCCATGGGAAGCACAGCTATGAGGAACACATAAGACCCAAATCAGGTTGAGAAGGTCCAGGGGCACATGGACATGTGGGCCATCTGTAAGTGGAAGGGTGACTGTTGAGTGGGCCTTGGTCAGAGCGTGTGTGACTTTGGGGTAGAGGGAACTCAGTGGGGGTAGTGTGGGCGTGAGGGATTGTCCATAATTCATTGACGTTGGGCTGGGGTCTCTCTAGTAACCACGGTGATCCTTGTCAACCTCTACTTGGTGGTGTTCACGTCGTACTGGCCTTTCACTGTGCTGATGCTCATCTGGCTGGCATTTGACTGGAAGACTCCGGAGCGAGGTGAGTGCCTGGTGGGATGTGTTGCCATATGTTCCTCTTGCTACTCTCCTAACCCTGGGAGGCTCTGGGCAGTTCCCAATCAGTCTTTCAGCCTGTCCCTCCCTGGGCTAGGAAAGCCGATGGAAGTGCTCCTTTTAAGGTCTTTGAAAGACCcattttggagctggagttggtaagaggaagaaaggggtgggtgtgggtaaggaagcagaggctgggccCATTCTAAGTTGTTCTTGATATGCCCGTTCTAGTTGCCATGTAAGAGGGCAGGAAAAGGTGAGAGGACCCCATGGTATCCCCAAAGGAGTCCAGAGAAGGAGAGCGGGGGTGGAAAGAGCTTGTCTATGTTTTCAGGAGGCCGTCGTTTCCCCTGTGTGAGGAGGTGGCGTCTGTGGAAACACTACTGCAATTACTTCCCAATCAAGGTGAGCCTGGGATAGCATTGGATTGGGATTAGGGTACAGGGTGTGACCACATGGGGGCCTGGGAAAACAATGACCCCTGGGCATGCGCATTGCCCAGCCTGCATGGCTGCAATTCATGAGTTCCAGTTCTCTAGCCAAAAGAGGAGTTTCCCTCTCCGTCTTTAGCTCTCCTGTGTTGACCTTCCTCTACAGATTTTGAAGACGCATGATATTTCCCCCAGCCACAACTACATCCTTGCCTGCCATCCTCATGGGCTCATGGCCCATTCATGCTTTGGTCACTTTGCCACTGACACATCAGGCTTCTCCAAGGTCTTTCCTGGCATCACCCCTTACATACTCACACTAGGAGCCTTTTTCTGGGTGCCTTTCTTCAGAGACTATGTGATGTCTACAGGTGAGTGGCTTCTGGGGCATACCGCCACATAGACGGCGACCCTAAGGAGAACCAGGACACGTGTAAGAGCAGCTTCAAAGCTGCCTACCAGCTCCCCAGAAACACAGGCTGGAGAAGATGCTCCTTGCTTCCCTGCTCCTTGTagaggggagtggggaagaaTAGTTTGCAGGGATGGGAGTAACCAAGCACCTTTGGCTTTTTCTGCCTACCAGGGGCCTGCTCTGTGAGCCAATCCTCCATAGACTTTCTGCTTACCCAGAAGGGCACAGGCAACATGCTTGTCGTGGTGGTTGGTGGCCTGGCTGAATGCAAACACAGCACGCCAGGCTCTACCACCCTGGTCTTGAAGAATCGGTATGGCTTTGTGCGCATGGCCCTTCGACATGGGTAAGGACAGCTGCTGGGAcataggggtgggatggggtggggaggatgtTCAAAAGCCCATCAGGGAAGAACACCCGGCTTTGCAgtagttaaagaaaaagaagcttgCAAACAATTGTGAATAAATAGAACCATCATTAAAatattgacgtgtgtgtgtgtgtgtgtgtgtgtgtgtgtgtgtgtgtgtgcacgcacgcatgcacacacatgcttgcccATGAGTCCCTGCATGTGAAGGGCAGAGGTCAACTTGTGTATTTATTGTTCCTCAGGCTCAGTCCACACTCTCTTTAGAGCCAGGGTCTGCCACTGGCTTGGAATTTACCTGGTAGAGTAGGCTTAATCGGCGAGCCTTAGCGATccacccatctccatctcccTGGCATCCCCAgcatgccaccatacctgacttttttttctggccattgaactcaggtcctcatgcctgcatgGAAAGCACCTTGCCAACTGAGCTAGCACTCCAGCTTCTCTATATAAATGTTATTCAATTTTGTcacttcaaaataaagaaaagggcaGAGGGAAAGAACCCACCTATGGGTTCGAAGAGAGCTGGAAAGGGTGCTGTCCAGGCCTTGTGGTAGCTTTAGCCTCTCATTAATACCAGTCTCTCTGCAAAAGGACTGTGGTTGCACCTTAGAGCAGAAAAGGCCTCACTTCTTAACATGTGggctgagggggaaaaaaaaacaaatgaaatggcCTTTGGGTGTTATCTGACAGTGGTTCAGATTTGGGCATTCCCAGGGATCACTGGGCTTTCAGAAGCTACTGTTTCATCCCTAAAGGCAGCCTGGCCTAGGCCATGGGACACCGTAGTCAGCTGACACCTTGGTACAGCTGGATTTGAGGTCTAGGGGGCCTGTAGGCAGACCCAGGGGATACTGATGTCATCTACAGCAGGGTCCCCATCTTTCTGCGTATTCAAGGACTTGCTTTTCTTCTGCAGGGTGTCTCTAATCCCTGCTTATGGCTTCGGAGAGACGGACCTCTATGACCAGCACATTTTTACTCCCGGGGGCTATATCAATCGCTTTCAGAACTGGTTCCAGAAGATGGTACACATCTACCCCTGTGCTTTCTATGGGCGTGGCTTTACCAAGAACTCCTGGGGCCTTCTGCCATATTCTCAGCCAGTAACCACTGTTGGTGAGTGGGCCCTTTTATTGGAAGCCTTGGTTTAAGTTCTAGGATTCACTTCTGTGGCTGAGCCTCGGAATCCTGACTATGGTCAGAGGCAGGGAGGCTCGCTAGGATGGGCGCTGAGCAGAGGGGTCAGGGTGGAGAGAAGCTGAGTTCCAGGATGAGGGCTGTCCTGTGGAGTGAACTATTCtgatgcttttctctttcccttttccattCTCCTTGGCAGTCGGCAAACCTCTACCTCTGCCCAAGATTGAGAATCCGAGCCGGGAGATTGTGGCCAAATACCACGCACTCTATATTGATGCTCTCCGCAAATTGTTTGATCAACATAAGACCAAGTTTGGCATCTCAGAGAGCCAGGAGCTGGTGATAGTTTGAAAGACATTCCCCCTGGCTGGATGGTGTGGAACTGGTCACAGAAGGCCAGTGTGCACCTATGCAGCTTCACTCGTGACTGGAGCAGTTCTCactggagggaggtgggggctgTGTCCATTCGGTTGTTTTCTGTCTCCGTCCTTTTCCACTTCCATCTCTTTCTCCtagttttttcccttttctgcTGAGACAGAGAAGACCCTAGGCTTCACTGAAGTTACTGGAGGTTGCTCTGAGCAAACCTGGGATAGAATAAAGAGCCCATCTCTGGTACTGTGTGCTCCAGCTAGTCTGTTTGGAGGATTCTAGGACCTTGTGCGTCTGTCATTCTCCAGGACTGGGCACCTCAAGGGCCAGGGGACATTGGGTTCAGAGAGCAGCACATTCAGGACCTGTGATTTTTAGGGGCAATTCATCACTTCTTATCTGTTTTTTCAACTCTAAAATGAGACTCATACTCCTTCCTCTGCTCACCTCAAAGGCTGCTGACAAATTTCAATGTTCCTTACTGTATGTTACTAAACCTGGAAAGCTGGAGAGCTACACAAATTTTTTTCTCCTCCAGTCATCTTCCTGTCCCTAAACATTGTCCTAAAGTTCATGGTGGCTTGCTTTCTAAAAGGAAGTACAGGGCAGTATTTTGAAAGGTTAAGTAATTGATACCTTGGTGACTCTTGTCTATACCTACTTTCCACCCTATAAAGCTATACAGGAATGGTCAATGGTTTAGATCTAATTTTCCCATTTCCACCCAGGAAACTTGCCCGCACTCACTACCCCATACTCTGCTCTTTGATAATCAAATGGGATGCCTGGCTTCCAGCAACTACGAAGAACTTGCTTTCTGAGTTTCTCTCACACTCTTAGCCCAGCAGTTGTTGTAACCACAGTTGTTATTACACAATTTGGTGCACAGACCCTCTTAGATGGTTGGTCCAATCATTTTCCTGCATTAAGTTTGtcaagttgttgttttttttttttttttttttgtttttcgagacagggtttctctgtggctttggagcctgtcctggaactagctctgtagaccaggctggtctcgaactcacagagatccgcctgcctctgcctcccgagtgctgggattaaaggcgtgcgccaccatcaccctaTTTTTAAGCCAACCTGTGTACTTACTACAGTGTGACATTCCTGCTCTGTCCTAAATGCCTAGTCCGTGTGGTTGTTTGTACACTGTATGACAGAAGTGTGGTTGTCTGCTGTGGTCTTTTCTGCCTGTGCTGTTTCTTGTGCCAGAGGTTCCACTTTCCTTCCATATggtgtcttatttttttctttttgatgctgagcatcaaacccaggtcctgacACTAAAGATAGTCTACCACTGTGTGACATCCCAAGGTGTTCTAAAATTTTCTAGGCTTCTGCGACTGAAACCCACTCTCCAAAGCAGCCAGAGGACCAACCTGGGTATCATTATCATCTGACCACTGCAGGCTCAGGTTCATCCACATTACTTGGGGGTCACATTCTCCGCAACAGGACAGAGGCTGCTGGGGTTGGGAAAAGTCCCATCTACTATCCTGAGCTACCTGTTACTGGCTGTCTGTTCTTGGGATCTCCTTCCTTAGAATAggatagacagggtttctccagcaAACAGCATGGGGCCAGGCAGTAGAGGCAGCATGGCGGAGTGGACTGCACACCAGGGAAAGAGCCAGGCCGAGACCCTTACTAGTTGAGTGGTCTTGGGGGAGCTACTTAACATCCCTGAGCACTGGTTTTGTCTGCAAAGGGAGCCAATTTGTATATTAATGAGGAGCTGAAGGTTGGATCTCTCCAAGATGTTTTGGGCAAGGCTTGAGATGTAGAAGCCACGTTTTCAAGCTGAAGGCATCCCCACGCTGTGTGCTCTTGTCCTGTGACAATATGCCTTCTGGCAAGACCTCAAGCCAAGGTAAATGAGCTGGAGATGCATAGTTTGGTGCAAAGAGAGCAAGTGGGATGCACTGGTTAGAATCTTAGATTAGTTTCCTTCTGGTACTCTCATCAAAATGGGTTTCTCGAGCTTTCCCCGGAGCTCATGTGTCGTGGCATCACTTATGAAGAAGCATGTGACATGCAGGAAGAGCTCAAGCTGATTTCaagagtggggaggggagcactTTATTTGCAAAGAATAAACCGTTAATTTACACAAACTTACATCCctaattatatacattatatatagtttatatacacAGTATCTCACACAGGATGCTGACTCCCCAAAGCAGCATTGGCCTGTTCCAGGCCATTCTCACAACAAATTTCCCTCACCCCCATCTCAGCTGGAAGCTTTTTGaataaagaaacacacctcacccCTCCTAGAAAGAGCCCtgaagtgaattaaaaaaaaaaacaaatcaggtTCTGTGGTGAACATGGCCTAGGGAGACCCCAGGCAAGGGTGGGAACTCAGGCAACACTAGGGAGGCCTAAAAACTGCCTGGCTCTGAGTCAGTCCAGAGCCTTCcagcccagaggcaggagctgcaCAAATGCCTTGGGGTAGTGTGTATGAGGAGGCGAGCTCCGATGAAGACTGCGGCCTACTCCCTGCCTGGCCAGGCTCCTGAAGGGAGACAAGCACTTCTAGCCTTGAGTCTGTGGGTGTATGAAAGAGGAGGCCCCATGGGAACTGCTGTGTCTGGAGGTGGGACCTGCTCACTGTCCCGGGCAGGCCATTTTCCCTGTCTGAGCATCATTTCACACGAGTAACAGGATGGGATGTAGGTTGGGCTGTAGTCCTACTAAGAGCCTTTCTAGGTCAAAATTTCTCTAGATCTGTTTGCATCTACTAGAAGCTGCATAAAACACAAGCCTTCACATGAGGATCAAAGTTCTCGCCTACCTCTAGGGTCCTTAGCTCTTGTTTCCTAAGCTACAGAGATTTGGCTCAGGATGGATAAAGGGGCAGCTAAGGCAAATGCTACATTTTCCAGGGAACCAGTAGCCAAACAACATCCAGCAGTCACATTTTGTGCCAACTTGGCTTCTGAAGCTCAGGCAGCTGGTAGAGGCTCCTGCCGTGCAATTTTCCTTCAAACCTGTCATCTGCTTACTCAAACATGTCCCATTCTCTCTGCTAGCTTTGGGGTCACTTTACATCCTAACAATTCCAACGGTAAATCTCTATCCCTATTCTTCTATCAGTAAATGCTGCACCACTTCGCCAATGGCCATAGCACAGTAGGCCTCCCCACTCTCTACAATTTCCTCCCCCCAGCCCTCTTCTCCTAGGGCTCCTTGTGAGGGGTTAGGATGAACAGCCCAATTCTCCTATGATCTGCACGCACAGAGTGCGATGGGGTTGGCAGGTCCTGCAGGGGCACAGTTAGGAAACTCATTTCCTCCCAGCCATGGGCTTTAGAAGTGTCTTAGCAGGTGCCCCCCTACCCCATTCTTGAGAGACTCTGGCAACATCAAGGTCTTTGTAatatggcagaaggagagaagagtCACACTCAGCTATAGGAAGCAGAATGGCTCCCAGAACTTGTGTCTAGGGTTAGAAATGGAAGTCTTGCCCCCCATGGTAGCTCCCCATCGGATGGCTGCTGCTTTATCAGATGCGTGAAAGATCCTGAAGGCTACCTGCTCTGTGGGACCCAGAGCTCGAATGGAAGATTCTTCTCAAGACAAGAACTCTTAAGGTTGATCACTGGGGCTGATTCCCAAGAAAACGCCCAAGTCTTCTCCCACAGAACCCCTGGCAGCCAAGAAAACAGGCAGTACCATCAAGAGATGAAAATTGAAGATTGTTAAGTTTCTCCCTAGGACCCCCCAATGATGTCAGTTCCATACAATCACCTTTATTTGTTCTTCCTGGACCCCAAATTCCACACAGTGCTGTGGTAAGGGACTAGCCTGGGAGTCAGACCTCACTAAAGGCTCAAATCTGTGACTTATACTGGGTGAGATCTTAGTCAAGGCCCTTTACCTCCCCAGCCTTACCTATATAACTCTCATATTATCTACCCCGCgttcttcaaagaaaataataaaagaggaaGTAATCTTCAAATACTAAGGAGAGGGTTTGGTAGTTCCTGCTGCCCCTGCTGATTGTTCAAGGCCTTCAGGGTCAGATGCAGGTCTAAAGTTTACCTCAGTTCTGGTTGGAAGGCTGCCATTAGACAAAGCCCGACCACCTCCTGCCCTGACCCTTGAAGGACCAAGCAATGTGGCTACTTGGAAATGGAGGTGAACCTGAGAAACCTGTTGTTCTTAATGACATTCAGGGATGCATTTTCCATCTCTTCAGAAAGAATACATTTCAGGAGCATGAGGAGCAGGCTGGACAAGGCTGACCCTCCCTGCTTTGGGCTGCACCTGACACTCTGAGGCCAGGCAATGGGAAAGAAAGTGTGTGAATAATCCCAGTGTAGGACCATGCC includes:
- the Awat2 gene encoding acyl-CoA wax alcohol acyltransferase 2, whose amino-acid sequence is MFWPTKKDIKTALEVLALFQWALSAFVIITTVILVNLYLVVFTSYWPFTVLMLIWLAFDWKTPERGGRRFPCVRRWRLWKHYCNYFPIKILKTHDISPSHNYILACHPHGLMAHSCFGHFATDTSGFSKVFPGITPYILTLGAFFWVPFFRDYVMSTGACSVSQSSIDFLLTQKGTGNMLVVVVGGLAECKHSTPGSTTLVLKNRYGFVRMALRHGVSLIPAYGFGETDLYDQHIFTPGGYINRFQNWFQKMVHIYPCAFYGRGFTKNSWGLLPYSQPVTTVVGKPLPLPKIENPSREIVAKYHALYIDALRKLFDQHKTKFGISESQELVIV